In Massilistercora timonensis, the following are encoded in one genomic region:
- a CDS encoding YlmH/Sll1252 family protein, which yields MNKEETLLRKRLVELSRQAYHKDIVTFSDFLNLNELNILHTTPKDLFPARYETFGGYEMAERQMVAFLPDALYYEYHYPIQVLKIRPANPRFAEELGHRDYLGSLMNLGVERGKMGDILLLEDCAEVFVCQNIAEYLCQELTRIRHTVVQTNLAPLEEVSYEPRFEEIKGTVSSIRLDSVLALAYPLSRSKMTSYIEAGRVFVNGKLVTSNGYHLKEGDILSVRGLGRIRYEGMLSETKKKRCLISLRKYI from the coding sequence ATGAACAAAGAAGAAACCCTGCTGAGAAAGCGCCTGGTGGAGCTTTCCCGGCAGGCTTATCACAAAGATATTGTTACATTTTCAGATTTTCTGAATCTGAATGAACTGAATATCCTTCATACAACTCCCAAAGACTTATTCCCGGCAAGGTATGAGACCTTTGGAGGCTATGAAATGGCAGAGCGTCAGATGGTTGCATTTCTACCTGATGCTCTTTATTATGAGTATCACTATCCTATACAGGTACTTAAGATCCGTCCGGCCAATCCACGTTTTGCTGAGGAACTGGGCCACCGGGATTATCTGGGGTCTCTTATGAACCTTGGCGTCGAACGGGGGAAGATGGGGGATATCCTGCTGCTGGAGGACTGTGCGGAGGTGTTTGTGTGCCAGAATATCGCAGAATATCTCTGTCAGGAGCTGACCCGCATCCGGCACACGGTGGTACAGACAAATCTGGCTCCACTGGAGGAGGTGTCTTATGAGCCCCGATTTGAAGAGATCAAGGGAACTGTTTCCTCCATCCGGCTGGACAGCGTCCTGGCTCTTGCCTACCCCCTCTCCAGAAGCAAGATGACTTCTTACATCGAAGCCGGAAGGGTGTTTGTCAACGGAAAACTGGTCACCAGCAACGGATACCACCTGAAAGAGGGGGATATTCTGTCTGTAAGAGGGCTGGGACGGATCCGCTATGAGGGAATGCTGTCAGAGACAAAGAAGAAGCGCTGTCTGATATCCCTCAGGAAATATATCTAG
- a CDS encoding LysM peptidoglycan-binding domain-containing protein, with protein MKNYAAAESYRGFRRSRRDCKRRRQVYLNKLFLCFAAVLTAAVIGILGIGQLADAHEESEHQDESLYKSIQIQDGDTLWEIAEEYKTSEYESIYDYIDDLMTINGLVTDQIQEGQYLTVVYNNN; from the coding sequence ATGAAGAATTATGCAGCAGCAGAGAGTTACAGAGGATTTCGCAGAAGCCGCCGGGATTGTAAGAGAAGACGGCAGGTATATCTGAACAAACTGTTTTTATGCTTTGCGGCAGTTCTTACCGCAGCAGTGATCGGGATCCTGGGAATCGGACAGCTGGCGGACGCCCATGAGGAATCCGAACATCAGGACGAGTCCCTCTATAAAAGTATCCAGATCCAGGACGGGGACACCCTCTGGGAAATCGCTGAGGAATATAAGACATCCGAGTATGAATCCATCTATGATTATATTGACGATCTGATGACCATCAACGGACTGGTTACCGATCAGATCCAGGAGGGACAATATCTGACGGTTGTCTACAACAATAACTGA
- a CDS encoding YggS family pyridoxal phosphate-dependent enzyme, which translates to MLRDNLAQVEHNMEEACRRAGRDRSEVTLIAVSKTKPVETLQEAYDLGVRVFGENKVQEMADKYEVLPKDIQWHLIGHLQRNKVKYIIDKAVLIHSVDSLRLAQTIEKEAEKHNLTAHILIEVNVAREESKFGIFPEDLESLVDEIAKLPHIQVDGLMTIAPFVPDPEENRPVFRELRKLSVDISAKKVDNVNMSVLSMGMTNDYQVAIEEGATMVRVGTGIFGARNYAQV; encoded by the coding sequence ATGCTGCGAGACAATCTGGCTCAGGTAGAGCATAACATGGAAGAAGCCTGCAGGCGTGCCGGGCGGGACCGGTCGGAGGTGACATTGATCGCCGTGAGCAAGACCAAGCCGGTGGAAACTCTTCAGGAGGCCTACGACCTGGGGGTACGCGTCTTCGGGGAAAATAAAGTCCAGGAGATGGCAGATAAATATGAGGTTCTTCCAAAAGACATTCAGTGGCATCTCATTGGACACCTGCAGCGGAACAAGGTAAAATACATTATTGACAAGGCCGTCCTCATCCATTCCGTGGATTCCCTGCGGCTGGCCCAGACCATTGAAAAAGAGGCGGAAAAACACAACCTGACTGCCCACATTTTGATCGAGGTCAATGTGGCAAGAGAGGAGAGTAAGTTTGGGATTTTTCCCGAGGACCTGGAGAGTCTGGTGGATGAAATCGCAAAATTACCCCATATTCAGGTGGACGGTCTTATGACAATTGCTCCATTTGTACCAGATCCGGAAGAAAATCGCCCTGTTTTCCGGGAATTACGCAAATTATCTGTTGACATTAGTGCGAAAAAAGTTGATAATGTCAATATGAGCGTTCTTTCTATGGGTATGACGAACGACTACCAGGTGGCTATAGAAGAGGGAGCAACAATGGTCCGCGTCGGAACAGGAATTTTCGGCGCCAGGAATTACGCTCAAGTATAA
- the lexA gene encoding transcriptional repressor LexA has protein sequence MGQGKISAKQQEILDYIKSQILERGFPPAVRDICEAVHLKSTSSVHSHLETLEKNGYIRRDPTKPRAIEILDDSFQMLRRETANVPIVGRVAAGEPLLAEQNIEDYFPIPTEFLPNNQTFLLKVRGESMINAGILDGDYVLVEQRQTASNGEMVVALIEDGATVKTFYKEEGVIRLQPENDTMDPIIARDVMILGKVIGVFRFF, from the coding sequence ATGGGACAGGGCAAGATCAGCGCCAAGCAGCAGGAAATATTAGATTATATCAAATCACAGATCCTGGAGCGGGGATTTCCGCCTGCCGTGCGTGACATCTGCGAGGCGGTCCATCTGAAGTCCACCTCTTCCGTCCACTCCCACCTGGAGACTCTGGAGAAGAACGGATATATCCGAAGAGATCCCACGAAGCCACGGGCCATTGAGATCCTGGACGACTCCTTCCAGATGCTGCGCCGGGAGACGGCCAATGTGCCCATTGTAGGCAGGGTGGCTGCCGGGGAGCCGCTCCTTGCAGAGCAGAATATTGAGGACTACTTCCCTATTCCTACAGAGTTTCTCCCCAATAACCAGACCTTTCTTCTGAAGGTACGGGGAGAAAGCATGATCAACGCCGGTATCCTGGACGGGGATTATGTGCTGGTGGAACAGAGACAGACAGCCAGCAACGGAGAGATGGTTGTGGCTCTCATTGAAGACGGGGCCACAGTTAAGACCTTTTATAAAGAGGAAGGCGTCATCCGCCTGCAGCCGGAGAACGACACCATGGATCCCATCATTGCGCGGGATGTGATGATCCTGGGGAAAGTGATCGGGGTCTTCCGCTTCTTTTAA
- a CDS encoding cell division protein SepF → MGVLDKFLDIMKLSDDDDYDDDDFFDDDDYEDDYEEKKPKRSLFGGRKKSYEDDDEDDFEELPARSSRTSHSSSNKVTPMRQPARRSGANMEVCVIKPNSVDDAREITETLLGGRTVILNLEGLDLEIAQRIIDFTSGAAYAISGNLQKISNYIFLVTPTNVEISGDLQDLLNTSFDASSMRSRF, encoded by the coding sequence ATGGGAGTATTAGATAAGTTCCTGGACATCATGAAATTAAGCGATGACGATGATTACGATGACGATGATTTCTTTGATGACGACGACTACGAAGACGATTACGAGGAGAAGAAGCCAAAACGAAGTCTTTTCGGTGGCAGAAAGAAGAGCTATGAGGATGATGACGAAGATGATTTCGAAGAACTTCCGGCAAGGTCTTCCAGAACTTCTCATTCCAGCAGCAATAAAGTAACTCCAATGCGTCAGCCTGCCAGAAGAAGCGGCGCCAACATGGAAGTCTGTGTGATCAAGCCAAATTCTGTAGACGACGCCCGGGAAATCACTGAGACTCTTTTGGGCGGACGGACTGTGATCCTGAATCTGGAAGGGCTGGATCTGGAGATTGCGCAGAGAATTATCGACTTTACCTCCGGAGCAGCATATGCTATCAGCGGCAATCTTCAGAAGATCTCCAACTACATATTCCTGGTGACCCCTACCAACGTAGAGATCTCCGGTGATCTTCAGGATCTTCTGAACACTTCTTTTGACGCTTCTTCCATGCGTTCCAGATTCTAA
- a CDS encoding tyrosine-type recombinase/integrase: MAETKSYHEQLQIDQTLRLREVLKTLPPFAKDYFRAIEPRSSVRTRINYAYDIRIFFHFLMENNPVYKNYTMDQFQVQDLERLEPVDIEEYMEYLKVYQHNEELLTNGEKGLSRKMSALRSFYNYYFKRQAITRNPTLLVAMPKLHEKAIIRLDADEVAMLLDFVESAGEKLTGQALTYYRKTKDRDLAILTLLLGTGIRVSECVGLDVQDVDFKNNGITVTRKGGNQMVVYFGDEVADALSHYIEGSRKAASPLPGHENALFLSTQRKRMGVQAVENMVKKYARQVTPGKKITPHKLRSTYGTSLYKETGDIYLVADVLGHKDVNTTKKHYAAIDEDRRRQAASAVKLRES, translated from the coding sequence ATGGCTGAGACGAAAAGCTATCACGAACAGCTTCAGATCGATCAGACGCTGCGCCTGCGGGAAGTCCTTAAGACGCTGCCGCCTTTTGCCAAGGATTATTTCCGCGCCATCGAACCAAGATCATCGGTAAGGACGCGGATCAATTATGCTTATGATATCCGGATCTTTTTTCATTTTCTTATGGAAAACAATCCGGTTTATAAGAACTATACCATGGATCAGTTCCAGGTTCAGGACCTGGAGCGGCTGGAACCTGTGGATATTGAGGAATATATGGAATATCTGAAGGTATATCAGCACAATGAGGAACTTCTGACCAACGGGGAAAAAGGCCTGTCCCGCAAGATGTCGGCGCTGCGAAGCTTTTACAATTATTATTTCAAGCGCCAGGCGATCACCAGGAATCCTACCTTGCTGGTAGCCATGCCAAAGCTCCATGAGAAGGCCATTATCCGGCTGGACGCAGACGAGGTGGCCATGCTTTTGGACTTTGTAGAGTCTGCCGGGGAAAAGCTGACCGGACAGGCCCTGACTTATTACAGAAAGACGAAGGACCGGGATCTGGCCATCCTGACTCTTTTGCTGGGAACCGGGATCCGTGTGTCTGAATGTGTAGGACTGGATGTTCAGGATGTAGACTTTAAGAACAACGGGATCACCGTCACCCGGAAGGGCGGCAACCAGATGGTAGTTTATTTTGGCGATGAAGTGGCGGACGCCCTCTCTCATTACATCGAAGGAAGCCGGAAGGCTGCTTCTCCCCTGCCCGGCCATGAGAACGCCCTCTTCCTCTCCACCCAGAGGAAACGGATGGGGGTACAGGCGGTGGAGAATATGGTGAAGAAATACGCCCGCCAGGTGACGCCGGGCAAAAAGATCACACCACACAAGCTCCGGAGTACTTACGGCACATCCTTATACAAGGAAACCGGGGATATTTATCTGGTGGCGGATGTTCTTGGCCATAAGGACGTAAATACCACCAAGAAGCATTACGCAGCCATCGATGAGGACCGGCGCAGACAGGCGGCCTCTGCGGTAAAGCTGCGGGAAAGTTAA
- a CDS encoding ECF transporter S component, whose amino-acid sequence MNSKTKRIVTIGMLCAITYLIMAVGRIPIVLFLKYDPSDIIVALGGLIWGPTTSCVVSVTVAVIEMVTVSNTGILGCIMNIVQTLSFACTAALIFQKKHTLSGAVVGLVAGCITSVTVMMLWNYLITPIYMGYPREAVAELLLPVFLPFNLFKDGLNAVITFLLYKPVVSALMKSGYIEDRHERKL is encoded by the coding sequence ATGAACAGCAAGACAAAAAGAATTGTAACCATTGGTATGCTGTGTGCCATTACGTATCTTATCATGGCAGTGGGGCGGATACCCATTGTTCTGTTTTTGAAGTATGACCCATCTGATATTATCGTTGCTTTGGGTGGACTGATATGGGGGCCAACGACCTCCTGTGTTGTATCTGTCACGGTTGCGGTTATTGAGATGGTAACGGTAAGCAATACCGGCATTCTGGGATGTATTATGAATATTGTGCAGACGCTCTCCTTTGCCTGTACGGCCGCCCTTATCTTTCAAAAGAAACATACCCTGTCCGGAGCCGTTGTCGGATTGGTGGCTGGCTGTATCACAAGTGTTACCGTAATGATGCTGTGGAATTATCTTATAACGCCGATTTATATGGGATATCCGAGAGAAGCGGTTGCGGAGCTATTGCTTCCCGTCTTTCTCCCTTTTAATCTTTTTAAAGACGGATTAAACGCTGTCATCACGTTTTTACTGTATAAACCTGTCGTTTCTGCACTAATGAAAAGCGGATATATAGAGGATCGCCATGAGAGAAAACTATGA
- the rsfS gene encoding ribosome silencing factor: MEESMKMVRTAYQALEEKKGQDIRVLDISKISVLADYFIITNGTSDSQVNALVDNVDEKMHKAGYSLKQQEGHGGASWILMDYGDVIVHIFDKENRPFYDLERIWNDALPVEIEE, encoded by the coding sequence ATGGAAGAGTCTATGAAAATGGTGCGGACCGCCTATCAGGCACTGGAAGAGAAGAAGGGACAGGATATCCGCGTGCTGGATATCTCGAAGATCTCTGTGCTGGCGGATTATTTCATCATCACCAACGGGACAAGCGACAGCCAGGTAAATGCCCTGGTAGACAATGTGGATGAGAAGATGCACAAAGCCGGCTATTCTCTGAAGCAGCAGGAAGGGCATGGCGGCGCGTCCTGGATCCTGATGGATTACGGCGATGTGATCGTCCATATCTTTGACAAAGAGAACCGGCCCTTCTATGATCTGGAGCGGATCTGGAACGATGCACTTCCGGTGGAAATAGAAGAGTAA
- a CDS encoding riboflavin kinase, with product MRENYDLKPVYTATGRVIHGRGIGKHVGTPTANIETGKNTALPETGVYTAKILLNQRIYYGVTHVGTRPTVDNDTDISVETHIFNFDMDIYGQIITVKLYKKLREIQKFDELSFLIEQVTKDKLLARSFWGIDQTDPTLFLDMKKHCVRIGSREIYLSANEFKVLHLLYQFPEITFTKKDIYEKVWNEPANDHLHAVENTIFQIRKRLKPYCEGHEYIKTVIGYGYRFHTEK from the coding sequence ATGAGAGAAAACTATGATTTAAAACCTGTTTATACAGCAACAGGAAGGGTTATACACGGCCGGGGAATTGGGAAACACGTGGGAACTCCTACCGCCAATATAGAAACAGGCAAAAATACAGCTTTACCGGAAACAGGGGTATATACAGCAAAAATCCTGTTAAATCAACGGATCTATTACGGCGTTACCCATGTGGGAACAAGACCTACTGTCGATAACGATACAGACATATCCGTGGAAACTCATATTTTCAATTTCGATATGGATATATACGGACAAATAATAACAGTCAAATTATATAAAAAACTAAGGGAAATACAGAAATTTGATGAATTATCCTTCCTGATCGAACAAGTGACAAAGGACAAGCTTCTTGCAAGAAGTTTCTGGGGGATAGATCAGACGGATCCCACTCTCTTCCTTGATATGAAAAAACACTGTGTACGGATTGGTTCCCGGGAAATATATTTATCAGCAAATGAATTTAAGGTACTTCATCTGCTATACCAGTTTCCTGAAATCACGTTCACAAAAAAAGACATTTATGAAAAAGTATGGAACGAACCCGCAAACGACCACTTGCACGCAGTAGAAAACACAATTTTCCAAATACGCAAACGGCTGAAACCTTATTGCGAAGGACATGAATACATAAAAACAGTAATCGGGTATGGTTACAGATTTCATACCGAAAAATAG
- a CDS encoding RluA family pseudouridine synthase — MLTEFFVEEKDSGQRIDQFLASRLEEVSRSQIQKMIRDHMITVSNKPVKANYRLLLHDRIQVEFPEPEVLNVLPEDIPLDILYEDKDLLIVNKPKQMVVHPAPGHPSGTLVNAVLYHCGKDLSGINGVLRPGIVHRIDMDTTGSLIICKSDLAHQKIAEQLKEHSINRIYEAIVHGNLKADTGTINAPIGRDQNDRKKMSVHARNGRPAVTHYQVLERFGSFTYIQCRLETGRTHQIRVHMASIGHPILGDSVYGPKKCPFPALQGQTLHARTIGICHPRTGAWLEVEAPLPKYFQKLLSTLRTRQN; from the coding sequence ATCTTGACCGAATTTTTCGTGGAAGAAAAGGACAGCGGACAGAGGATTGATCAGTTCCTCGCCAGCCGTCTGGAAGAAGTCTCCCGGTCACAGATCCAGAAGATGATCCGGGACCATATGATCACTGTTTCCAACAAGCCTGTAAAAGCCAATTACAGGCTTCTTTTGCATGACCGCATCCAGGTGGAATTCCCTGAGCCGGAGGTTCTTAATGTCCTTCCCGAGGATATTCCCCTTGATATCCTCTATGAGGATAAAGATCTTCTGATCGTAAACAAACCAAAGCAGATGGTGGTCCATCCGGCTCCTGGCCATCCCTCCGGCACCCTGGTCAACGCGGTCCTGTACCATTGCGGCAAGGATCTGTCCGGCATTAACGGGGTCTTGCGTCCCGGGATCGTCCATCGGATCGACATGGACACCACCGGATCTCTGATCATCTGTAAAAGTGATCTGGCCCATCAAAAGATTGCGGAACAGTTAAAGGAGCATTCCATCAACCGGATCTACGAAGCCATCGTCCATGGCAACCTGAAGGCGGATACAGGAACCATAAACGCCCCCATCGGCCGGGACCAGAACGACCGGAAGAAGATGAGCGTTCATGCAAGAAACGGCCGTCCGGCTGTCACTCACTATCAGGTGTTGGAACGCTTTGGCTCCTTTACCTATATCCAGTGCCGGCTGGAGACCGGCCGCACCCACCAGATCCGGGTCCACATGGCAAGCATCGGCCATCCCATTCTGGGGGATTCGGTATATGGCCCAAAGAAATGTCCCTTCCCCGCCCTGCAGGGACAGACTCTGCATGCCCGGACTATCGGCATCTGTCACCCCCGGACAGGGGCCTGGCTGGAAGTGGAAGCTCCCCTTCCAAAATATTTTCAGAAGCTTCTTAGCACTCTCCGAACACGGCAAAACTGA
- a CDS encoding cytidylate kinase-like family protein yields MAKTNTIITIGREYGSAGREIGYKVADYFGIKLYDKEMLARAAKESGICQELFETHDEKPTSSFLYSLVMDTYSLGYSAGSYADMPINHKVFLAQFDTIKKIASEGPCILVGRCADYALEDFDNVLSVFIHADMNARIRRIARIYDLTDAKAKERIVKTDKQRASYYNYYSNKKWSDADSYNICLDSSVLGIDGTAEAIERLVEIKEQPGEKRL; encoded by the coding sequence ATGGCAAAAACAAACACTATCATCACAATCGGAAGAGAATATGGAAGCGCAGGACGTGAGATCGGGTATAAAGTGGCCGATTACTTCGGGATCAAGCTTTATGACAAGGAGATGCTGGCGCGGGCTGCAAAGGAAAGCGGCATCTGCCAGGAGCTGTTTGAGACGCATGATGAGAAACCAACCAGCAGTTTCCTGTATTCTCTGGTAATGGATACTTATTCCCTGGGATATTCTGCAGGCAGCTACGCGGATATGCCTATCAACCACAAGGTATTCCTGGCTCAGTTTGACACCATCAAGAAGATCGCCAGCGAAGGCCCCTGTATCCTGGTAGGACGGTGCGCGGACTATGCCCTGGAGGATTTTGACAACGTGTTAAGCGTGTTCATCCATGCGGATATGAACGCCAGGATCCGCCGGATCGCAAGGATCTACGACCTGACCGATGCCAAAGCCAAGGAGCGGATCGTGAAGACAGACAAACAGCGGGCAAGTTATTATAACTATTACAGCAATAAAAAATGGAGCGACGCAGACAGCTATAATATCTGCCTGGACAGCTCCGTTCTTGGAATCGACGGTACGGCGGAAGCCATTGAGCGTCTGGTTGAGATCAAAGAACAACCGGGTGAGAAGCGGCTCTAG
- a CDS encoding ATP-binding protein, with product MKLQKLLSCTRKAVDEYEMIQEGDHIAVGISGGKDSLTLLYALQGLRRFYPRHFELSAVTVDLGYEKCDFTPVAELCRELKVPYEIVKTDIAHILFEDRKEPNPCSLCAKMRKGALNQAVKKMGCNKVAYAHHKDDIIETMLLSLLFEGRFYSFSPRTYLDRMDLTVIRPIMFVDEADVIGFRNKYDLPVVKSRCPIDGFTKRQYAKDLVRQLNQEHPGAKQRMFTAILNGNIKGWPPRAASHPVVL from the coding sequence ATGAAGTTACAGAAATTATTGAGCTGCACAAGAAAAGCGGTGGATGAATACGAAATGATCCAGGAAGGCGACCATATCGCGGTAGGGATCTCCGGAGGAAAGGACAGTCTGACCCTTCTCTACGCCCTGCAGGGACTTCGCAGGTTCTATCCCAGGCACTTTGAGCTGAGCGCGGTCACGGTGGACCTGGGATATGAGAAATGTGATTTTACTCCTGTGGCAGAGCTTTGCAGAGAGCTGAAAGTTCCCTATGAGATCGTGAAGACGGATATCGCCCATATCCTTTTTGAGGACCGGAAAGAGCCCAATCCCTGCTCTCTCTGCGCCAAAATGCGAAAAGGCGCCCTTAATCAGGCCGTAAAAAAGATGGGCTGCAACAAGGTTGCCTATGCCCATCATAAAGACGATATCATCGAGACCATGTTGTTGTCTCTTCTCTTCGAGGGCCGATTTTACTCCTTCTCACCCCGCACCTATTTGGACCGGATGGATCTCACAGTGATCCGCCCCATCATGTTTGTAGATGAGGCGGATGTGATCGGTTTCCGCAATAAATACGATCTTCCGGTGGTTAAGAGCCGCTGTCCCATTGACGGCTTTACCAAACGGCAGTACGCCAAAGACCTGGTCCGGCAGTTGAATCAGGAACACCCGGGGGCGAAGCAGCGGATGTTCACTGCCATTCTCAACGGAAATATCAAGGGATGGCCGCCTAGAGCCGCTTCTCACCCGGTTGTTCTTTGA
- the lspA gene encoding signal peptidase II, whose protein sequence is MKEKRSLHYLIALAGILAGVCLDQFTKYLAVLHLKGQAPLVLIDGVFQLEYLENRGAAFGLFQGQRLFFFLSAGVILAIVVWFYLRVPMERRYLTLRILAVLIVAGAIGNFIDRLCLGYVVDFFYFCLIDFPIFNVADIYVTVSTFVLLFVMFFYYKEEDLDRIFRGRKGQRTED, encoded by the coding sequence ATGAAAGAGAAGAGAAGTCTTCATTATCTGATCGCGCTGGCCGGTATTTTGGCCGGTGTATGTCTGGATCAGTTTACAAAATATCTGGCTGTCCTTCATCTTAAGGGACAGGCGCCTCTTGTGCTGATCGACGGCGTGTTCCAGCTGGAATATCTGGAAAACCGGGGCGCTGCTTTCGGCCTGTTCCAGGGGCAGAGGCTGTTCTTTTTCCTGAGTGCGGGCGTGATCCTGGCGATCGTAGTCTGGTTTTACCTGCGGGTTCCCATGGAACGGCGGTATCTTACCCTTCGCATCCTGGCTGTCCTGATCGTGGCAGGCGCTATTGGAAACTTTATTGACCGACTCTGCCTGGGATATGTGGTGGATTTCTTTTATTTCTGCCTGATCGATTTTCCCATTTTCAATGTGGCGGACATTTATGTCACGGTTTCTACGTTTGTTTTACTGTTTGTCATGTTTTTCTATTATAAGGAGGAAGATCTTGACCGAATTTTTCGTGGAAGAAAAGGACAGCGGACAGAGGATTGA
- the yqeK gene encoding bis(5'-nucleosyl)-tetraphosphatase (symmetrical) YqeK, whose amino-acid sequence MNRKIQKMQKKLKSHLDKERYEHTLGVMYTAAAMAMCHGEDMEKALTAGLLHDCAKCIPGDKKLRLCGRYHLSISEAEASNPSLLHAKLGAYLAAKKYHVRDRDILNAIASHTTGHPDMSTLEKIIYIADYMEPGRDELPNMAEVRRLAFHDLDGCLYRILKDSLAYLKTRDMTIDPMTEKTYGYYKKVLGKEE is encoded by the coding sequence ATGAACCGTAAGATACAGAAAATGCAGAAAAAACTGAAATCCCATCTGGATAAGGAGCGCTATGAGCACACTCTGGGCGTAATGTACACTGCGGCCGCCATGGCCATGTGCCACGGGGAGGATATGGAGAAGGCCCTGACGGCAGGATTGCTCCACGACTGCGCCAAGTGTATCCCCGGGGATAAAAAGCTCCGGCTCTGCGGAAGGTATCATCTGAGCATCTCAGAGGCGGAAGCATCCAATCCCAGTCTTCTCCACGCCAAGTTGGGCGCCTATCTGGCGGCGAAGAAATACCATGTGCGGGACAGGGATATCCTGAACGCCATCGCAAGCCACACCACAGGGCATCCGGATATGTCCACCCTGGAGAAGATCATCTATATTGCGGATTATATGGAACCGGGAAGAGACGAACTTCCCAATATGGCGGAGGTGCGCCGGCTGGCATTTCATGACCTGGACGGCTGTCTCTACCGGATCCTGAAGGATTCCCTGGCATATCTGAAGACAAGAGATATGACCATCGATCCCATGACAGAGAAAACCTATGGATACTATAAAAAAGTTCTGGGAAAGGAGGAGTAG